The following coding sequences lie in one Megalodesulfovibrio gigas DSM 1382 = ATCC 19364 genomic window:
- the hypD gene encoding hydrogenase formation protein HypD has product MERQFFDFSKAFSDPALARSLVQAIERECAEPLTFMEVCGTHTVAIFRSGIHSILPETVVHLSGPGCPVCVTHEQEVELFLQIAARPDAIVATFGDLMRVPGMQGQSLKTAQAEGARVEVVYAPFDALDLARANPDKQVVFLGVGFETTAPAIAATMQMAKAQGLGNFLVLSMHKLVPPALKALLDDDSARVDAFMLPGHVSLVLGLAPYQFIARDYGIPAVVAGFEPLDILAALLTLARQRNAIRQGAAAEIINDYPRAVSEHGNPKARAVMDEVFTVVDARWRGLGVIPQSGLAIAEAYADQDAMRVLGLTMPEPRTLPGCKCGDVLKGKIRPDQCPLFKKACTPANPVGPCMVSTEGSCAAYYKYHAEV; this is encoded by the coding sequence GTGGAGCGACAGTTCTTCGATTTCTCCAAGGCGTTCAGCGATCCCGCCCTGGCCCGCTCCCTGGTGCAGGCCATTGAGCGCGAGTGCGCCGAGCCCCTGACCTTCATGGAAGTCTGCGGCACCCATACCGTGGCCATTTTTCGCAGCGGCATCCACTCCATCCTGCCGGAAACCGTGGTGCACCTCTCCGGGCCGGGCTGCCCGGTGTGCGTCACCCACGAGCAGGAAGTGGAATTGTTTCTGCAGATTGCCGCCCGGCCAGACGCCATTGTGGCCACCTTCGGGGACCTGATGCGCGTGCCGGGGATGCAGGGGCAAAGCCTCAAAACCGCCCAGGCCGAGGGCGCACGGGTGGAGGTGGTCTATGCCCCCTTCGATGCCCTGGACCTCGCCCGCGCCAACCCAGACAAGCAGGTGGTCTTCCTGGGGGTGGGCTTCGAGACCACGGCCCCGGCCATCGCCGCCACCATGCAGATGGCCAAGGCCCAGGGACTCGGCAACTTCCTGGTCCTCTCCATGCACAAGCTTGTCCCCCCGGCCCTCAAGGCCCTGCTGGACGACGACAGCGCCCGCGTGGACGCCTTCATGCTTCCCGGCCATGTGTCGCTGGTGCTGGGACTGGCGCCCTATCAGTTCATCGCCCGCGACTACGGCATCCCGGCCGTGGTGGCCGGCTTCGAACCCCTGGACATCCTGGCCGCCCTGCTCACCCTGGCCCGCCAGCGCAACGCCATCCGCCAGGGCGCAGCCGCCGAAATCATCAACGACTATCCCCGCGCCGTGAGCGAACACGGCAACCCCAAGGCCCGCGCGGTGATGGATGAAGTCTTCACCGTGGTGGACGCCCGCTGGCGCGGTCTGGGCGTCATCCCGCAGTCCGGCCTGGCCATCGCCGAGGCCTACGCCGACCAGGATGCCATGCGTGTCCTCGGCCTGACCATGCCCGAACCGCGCACCCTCCCCGGCTGCAAATGCGGCGACGTGCTCAAGGGCAAGATTCGCCCGGATCAGTGCCCCCTGTTCAAAAAGGCCTGCACCCCGGCCAATCCCGTGGGGCCGTGCATGGTCTCCACCGAGGGCAGCTGCGCGGCGTATTACAAATACCATGCAGAGGTATAG